tgaaaaactcattttttttttttttttttaaataccaaaactcaaaaattatcaaaatacaACTATtatatgttgacaaaaaaacaatttatccaaaatttttACTTAAATACCATCCCTTGAACACGTTCCTagtttcggtttggtttggcTTGATGTTCTAAAAAGCGATTCGGCTTTATTAGTCAAACCAAACCGTATCGTGAATTCGTGATCGCCTTTAGCCACCGTGAAGCTTCTCCGCGAGCTAGAGGgtcttaaacactaacaaaataCGGAACTGACAAACACAGCAACCGagactctctcttctctctctctcgctctccgTCGCTGCCATGGCTTGCGCCGAGCAGCCTATCAAAAAGCGTCGTCTGTATGAGTCAATCCCTGAATCTCACCCTCCGCCACCACCGCAACTAGAATCCCAATCCCCTTCTACGGTGGTAAGCTCGTTCCCGGCTCCGGTGACACCGTCGCCTCCATCTCAGGAGGAAATTCAAACGAGAAGTAGGAACAGAGAAGAGATTCGAAGAGTGCATGACTGCTATAAGCGTCTTAAATCTTGTGTTGCTCAGAGAGATGGTGGCGGCCGCTCTGCGAATCTTGAGCAAGCGTATCGCTCCCTCATCTCCGCTTCCAGAGGTTTATTTTCTCTCATTCTTAGCTCGATTTAGTTCTATCAATTGGATGATTGAGAATCTGCCATTTTCCGGAGTTGATTGagctcattttttttttttttttcctgaaattGAGTTTTGTGGTTTTAGATAACTTTGTATGAGAAAGAATACTTCTTAACTGAATTAAGTGAATATTAGGGTTACAGATTCATTAGCTCTAGCATTATGATTCTAATCTTTGGACACCTCCTAGAgtaatttttgttagtttgttgGAGTAATGATTTAGTTAGTTGGAGTAATGATTTAGTTAGTTGCTTATACTTGCAGGTTGTACTAGCGTTAAGCGCCTTGTGGCTGATCTCGTTCCTCGATATGCATTGTACTGTCCTACGGCTATTGGAGATGCAGTGCAAGCTGTTATTGACATGCATAACTTCAGCTTGGAAGCTTTAAAGAGAGGACAAGATGCTGATGGTGTTGCTTTTCAAACTGCTAAAGCCTGCATATTTGGTCTAGTTGACCTATGTTCTGCTGCTTTATCGAAGAAAACGTCATCACCAGGGGCTCGAGATATCTGCTCTGCCGTGTTCAGAAATGTGTTAACCTTCTTTGTGCTTTCTTTTGAGGGGAAAAATATCTTCCAGATAGTTGATAAGAGCGATTTGAAGTTGCAAGATCCTGACGAAATTTTTTCTCAGCTGATGCAAAAACTTTCAGATGGAAACTCGTTACCTTTGATCAAATTATCCCAGTTTCGTGTTTTAGCTTTACTGAAAGTATTCTTCAACTTCcctaaaaaatcaattgcCACTTGTTTCGGATTCTTCAATTCTTCATCCACGGAGGATGTAGCAACGGGGAGGTATCTCATTACTCATATGACAGAAAAGATTAATGATATTGATGCCGCTAGTATTGAACCTGAAGTAGACGAGAATTCTGGTCAGACAGGTTCTAACAATATAGAGGCTACTGGTAAGAATGCAGAAGGGTTGAATGGTGTACAAGAAGCATCAAACAGTCTAACGAGCTGCTTGTTAGAAATGGTAATCCTCTGAGTAGTGTAGAATCAAAATAAGTAGCCTTTGCTTTTCTTAGCGTGTTATTTATTTGTGTAGGGCtttagttattatttttccCTGTATTGAGCATCAACCGTGTCACTCATTTTATTCGCTTGCTCTGTTCTTGGAACTTTGTATGGCTAATGTGTAATGGGTATATTCAAATCTGATAGTTTCAAGAATCCTTCGTGCAGGTTATTAGGAAGAGTTCCTCCATTGGTAGGTGGGCCTTCTTTcagtataagaaaatatgcaGCCTGTCATCCTTCGTGGATATATCCAGTGCTGTTACTTCTCTAGAGGGAATCTTTggatttgttggaaaaaatatcaagttAGAAGATTGTCAAATGGACAGTGACGAGGATGATTATGgaaaattttcagtttcacATGTGAAACCTCACAGTTCTGCAGACAATGATGTCCGCTCTAGTGCTGGATCGGTTTATGATGCTGGAGGTTCACGATCTATGGATTTTGAGACTGTTGACCAGAGAGACTTGTCATGTGGTAGATCTTCAGTCCCAAGGGGATTATTAAACCAGCATACACCATCTCCTTCTGCAAGAGGGCCTTCAGATTTAAGAAGTAACTCTACGGATCGTAGGAACAATTTTGTTCTTGCAGGATCACCTGTTTATCAGGCAGTACCCCATGGCCCTTCATCAGGGCAAATTGCTTGGTATTTGGATGGGGACCCCACTgcttttgacatttttccgGCTTCGGGGCAGTTGTGGTTAGGCTATTTAGGACCAGATGAAACAGAAGGTCATCTAAGGTTTCAGCTTGACAGGTACGGCCCTGTAGACCGTTTCTTTTTTGATCCAGTGAAAGGATTTGCTCTAGCAGAATATAGAAGCATAATTGATGCAATCAGAGCTCGAGAATATCTGCGAGCGCAATTTCCTTGGCGCATTAAATTTATGGATATAGGAGTGGGTGCAAGGGGATCTTTGAATGGAGTAGCATATGGTTATTGTACTCATCTGTATATTGGAGGCATCAGTAGCCAGTGGGAGAGGGATGAAATTGTCCATGAGTCGCGGCAAGCCCTTTATAAGGGGCCTCGCATGGTGACTGACCTGTACTATGAACATGCCCTTCTGATGGAGTTTGATACACCTGATGATGCTGCAATTGTAATGGCCCATCTCAGGTTTTTTCGGGGAGAAAAGAGTAAATTTCATTTGGCATCAATCAATCGTCCTTTGCCTCATGAAGATGGAGGAAGGTTTGTCTTCGCTTCTTCTGACCTATGTtttctttgatgattttgaactattgacattatttttaataatgaaaTATCCACAAgactttgtatcttcttctcacAAACTCTGAAGCGTTTTGACTTTGGTATAGTTATGCACTTTATGTCGTTTTTTATGTCTCATTGGTTTAATGTGGAAGTTTCTTGTCTGAACAGTCATCCAGAGAGGCACCTTCAAGTACCTCCCTCATCAAAACAGGATAGTGGTTCAGGAGAATATGTTTCCCCCTTAATGAGTACGGATAACCACTGTAATTCTGTACCTCCTGGAGCTACCTTTCAGCAAAACTGGCCTGCAGCTGGTAGCACTCTTGTGAATTCTGCACAAGGAGGTTAGTTTTCTATCTACTCTTTCCTGAATAGTGAATGCTTTTTAACTTGTGACTGAAGATGTGTATGAAACTAAGACCACCCTTCCTCAGTCTCAGGAACTCCTCCATGTGTGCCCATACCAGCTCCGGGCCAGCCTGCAGTGCCTGCTACACCGACATCTCAAATCCCTCCATCTCCGTTTGTTCAACAACCCATTTACCCTCCTCCAAACAGCTCTTGGGATACAAGATCCCTAATCTCTCCAAGCGGTGATGCTGTAGCAACATCATCTCAGATGCAAGGACCTCCAGCGCAACAGGTTTCAGGTCCCTTCATGCCGCCTCCTGTGCATCCAGTCTCTCAGCCACAAGGACCTCAAGTTCAGCAATTTGATCAATTGTACCCACCTCCGCCTTTAGGACATTCATTACCTTCTGTACTCCAGCCACCACTACAACCTCAATCCCAGCCACCGGAACCACCGCCTGAAATGATGCCGCCTCCGCCTCAAGCTCTACCACCTCCTTTGCCTCACTCACACCCACCTCTggttcctcctcctcctttttCTCCACTGTTGTCCCCACGCTTACCTCCAATGGTCACCCAGTTGTGTGGATCAGAGGCTTCCAAACAGAACATAGGGCACCAATGGCAGGGTGCTTTGTCCAAAAGTGGAGTTCATTACTCCACCATCATTGCACAGAGATTGGAATCAGACATTTGCAAATATATCATTGGATCTCCCGAGCCTGTGCAGTGAGTGACAACACCTCACTCTaatttgttgtgttgtgtcttTCTTTATAATGAAGTGATGTGCTATGAGATGAATATTCTTTCCTGTCTTTTTACTTCTTGCAGATGGCCAGTTAAACTGGATATGACTAAGCGCACGGATATGAAGAACGTAAAAGCTACTTTTGCGAATACACAACCACACAAAGTAAGTTTCCACCTCCATTGCGAAGTAAAATTTATCGACTGTGCAAGCTTTTTTGTTACACGATTTAAGGAATGCTGTTTTGCAGAGGGAGGTTTGTCAGTTAATTCCTGCTGCTTTCAGCGATCGCAAAGGGGTATGTGTCACATTTTCAAACCCTGAATCATCATAACACCATTTTGTCTTCCTACGTAAATATAATAACTCTATCAAAACTCTCTTTCTGGTGGCAGCTCCAAGATTTCATAACATACTTGAAGCAGAGAGATTGTGCAGGAGTAATAAAGATCCCTGCATCAAGTCCCATGTGGGCAAGGCATCTCTTCATTCTTCCACACTCGCAAGAGACATGTTCCTTGCTTTCTGTTTCCCCATCTTCCTCGGAATGCTTGATCGGTTTGGTTTTGCCAAAGGATACAAATGCTGAGGCCTCATGACACAATAGACTGGTGTACCACCCCGGGACAAGGTAGAATAAATGAAGACTTATGTGTTTAAGATAGTAGTTCTAAATCACATTGTAAATGAACTTACTAGAATCTCACTCTTTCTTCTCCCTTTTGAGGGTTGTCAATTGTAGATTTGTTTCAACGATTTAACTGTCTTCCTCTACATAAGAGTCAAT
This sequence is a window from Arabidopsis thaliana chromosome 1 sequence. Protein-coding genes within it:
- a CDS encoding nucleic acid binding protein (nucleic acid binding; FUNCTIONS IN: nucleic acid binding; INVOLVED IN: biological_process unknown; LOCATED IN: cellular_component unknown; EXPRESSED IN: cultured cell; CONTAINS InterPro DOMAIN/s: Spen paralogue and orthologue SPOC, C-terminal (InterPro:IPR012921), RNA recognition motif, RNP-1 (InterPro:IPR000504); Has 48205 Blast hits to 29216 proteins in 1385 species: Archae - 84; Bacteria - 5862; Metazoa - 21406; Fungi - 6566; Plants - 7294; Viruses - 1352; Other Eukaryotes - 5641 (source: NCBI BLink).), whose product is MACAEQPIKKRRLYESIPESHPPPPPQLESQSPSTVVSSFPAPVTPSPPSQEEIQTRSRNREEIRRVHDCYKRLKSCVAQRDGGGRSANLEQAYRSLISASRGCTSVKRLVADLVPRYALYCPTAIGDAVQAVIDMHNFSLEALKRGQDADGVAFQTAKACIFGLVDLCSAALSKKTSSPGARDICSAVFRNVLTFFVLSFEGKNIFQIVDKSDLKLQDPDEIFSQLMQKLSDGNSLPLIKLSQFRVLALLKVFFNFPKKSIATCFGFFNSSSTEDVATGRYLITHMTEKINDIDAASIEPEVDENSGQTGSNNIEATGKNAEGLNGVQEASNSLTSCLLEMVIRKSSSIGRWAFFQYKKICSLSSFVDISSAVTSLEGIFGFVGKNIKLEDCQMDSDEDDYGKFSVSHVKPHSSADNDVRSSAGSVYDAGGSRSMDFETVDQRDLSCGRSSVPRGLLNQHTPSPSARGPSDLRSNSTDRRNNFVLAGSPVYQAVPHGPSSGQIAWYLDGDPTAFDIFPASGQLWLGYLGPDETEGHLRFQLDRYGPVDRFFFDPVKGFALAEYRSIIDAIRAREYLRAQFPWRIKFMDIGVGARGSLNGVAYGYCTHLYIGGISSQWERDEIVHESRQALYKGPRMVTDLYYEHALLMEFDTPDDAAIVMAHLRFFRGEKSKFHLASINRPLPHEDGGSHPERHLQVPPSSKQDSGSGEYVSPLMSTDNHCNSVPPGATFQQNWPAAGSTLVNSAQGVSGTPPCVPIPAPGQPAVPATPTSQIPPSPFVQQPIYPPPNSSWDTRSLISPSGDAVATSSQMQGPPAQQVSGPFMPPPVHPVSQPQGPQVQQFDQLYPPPPLGHSLPSVLQPPLQPQSQPPEPPPEMMPPPPQALPPPLPHSHPPLVPPPPFSPLLSPRLPPMVTQLCGSEASKQNIGHQWQGALSKSGVHYSTIIAQRLESDICKYIIGSPEPVQWPVKLDMTKRTDMKNVKATFANTQPHKREVCQLIPAAFSDRKGLQDFITYLKQRDCAGVIKIPASSPMWARHLFILPHSQETCSLLSVSPSSSECLIGLVLPKDTNAEAS